Below is a genomic region from Deinococcus misasensis DSM 22328.
TTAGACGAACTTTTGAAGCCAGAAATCCTGAAAGAAATTTACTGCGAGTACAAGTTTACCAAAATAGATAGGATGATGGCCTCTGAAAATGGTTTTCAGGATATATTCTTAATTTCGGGAGAAGAAAGACTGGAGAGGGTTTTCAATATTAAAGATAGTCAAGTTGTTAAAATTCCGTTAGGTTCTGATGGTATAACCTTCGAATCATTCGAGAAGAACTTTGATAATTACTCAAAGGGGATAATTAAGCGCTTAAAAACCGGAAAATACATATTTAAACCCTTTAGAGAAGTTTTGGTAATTAAAGATCAAGATAGATTAGAATTTCCCCGCAAAAAGGACTATTTAAGGGAGATGGAAAAAGGCAACACTAGAAGTCTAGCTATTTGTGCAATTCAAGATATGATAGTGCAATTAATAATATATCGCTTGATTTATGATATTATAGAAAAAGAATTTGAGGTCTTTGATAAACGCAAAAAAAACAAAATAAAGCCAGTATCATATGCATATAGAAAGAAGAAATCAACTATGGATGCTGCTTCATCTGTGTTGGAGTATTCAAAATTGGGGTATACTTATGTTTTAGAAGCGGATTTAAAAAAATTTTTTGATACGATACCATGGAAACCATTAGAACACGAAATCTCGCGATATATAGATGCAAATAGTAGAGTATTCAAAATCCTACATAGATTTATGCACGTTAATATGATCGAGTTTATGTCTTATAAATATGATAAAAGAATAAACTTTAAGACAATGAATCCTTATAGCAAAGAAGCGAATCTTAAAATGCTAAAACGAACTGCTGGAGTGCCTCAGGGAGGTGTCCTATCTGGATTGCTTGCGAATTTGTACATGCATCGTTTTGATGAATGGGTAGTAAGAGTTCTTAAGAAGGATTTTGATATACAATATGTGAGATACGCTGATGATTTTGTAATTCTTGCTAGGAGTGAGCAAGATGCAGAAGATGCATACTATAGGGTATATGAGTTTATAAATAAACTATACGCAGAAGGGGGGATGGAGTTAAAACTTTATCCGCTATCTGAGTCCATTAATTCAAAAACGAAAATCACCAATTTAAATCTCAATTATATAAAATTCGTGGGATTCAACATAAATACCAAGACAATACTAATAAGTCATAGTAATATAAAAAAATTTAAAAATAAATGGAACAGAAAAATGATTGATGCCCACAAGCATTTTGGAAGCTTTAGCGATCCAAGATTTAGACTAAGATTAACTCTTCAAAGAGTGATAAATTTTAGGGTAGACGGTGTATCTTATTATGAAACTTGTCAAAAATGTGGACAAACATATTTAAAGCGAAGAAACTGGATTAAGTATTTTTGTAGGATCTCAAATATGAATCAAATTAAAAGATTGAATAATTGGATAAAGAAGCGATTATATCATGAGTTTGATGATATAAACAATTTAAATGTAGAAGAGCTTAAAACTCTGGGTTTTTCTAGTCTTGTAAAGGCATACTATAGGGGAAAATTTTACATGGAATGTGATCATCAAACTCAAAGTATTGAAGTGCATGAGCAGAATGATTCTCAACTACCATTTTAGTATACAGATCAATATATACTAAGACGAAGGAGTAAGAAATGCCATCCCGTTCAGGCTCCACCCGAGAAAACATCATCAGTTTGATCCCTGCCCTCACCCTCCTGAGCACCATGGGTTACAAATACCTGACCCCCTCAGAGGCAGATGCTTTGCGGGACCACAAGCGCTCTGGTGTGGTGCTCACGCAGGTCTTGAGGGAACAACTGGCAAAACTGAACCGTTTTGAGTTCAAAGGGAACCTGTACCCTTTTAGTGAGGCCAATCTGGATCTGGCGACCCGTGAACTGGCAAGCCTGCCTTTTGAGTCCCTGATGTCTTCGAGCATGAAGGTTTACGATCTGCTCACCCTCGGGCGCAGCATGCAGGAAACCATTGAAGGTTACGTGCGCTCCCACCAACTGAAATTCATTGACTGGCAGAACCCAGAGAACAACGTTTATCACGTTTCGGATGAGTTTGTGGTGGAACGGGTGGGCAGCACCAGAACCCGCAGGCCGGACATGGTGCTTTTTGTGAACGGGATTCCTCTGGTGGTCATCGAGTGCAAGCGTCCAGAGGTCGGGGTGGCAGAGGGGGTCAGCCAGCACCTCAGGAACCAGAAGCCAGAGGAGATCCCTCATTTGTATCCCTTTGCTCAGGTGTTGCTTTCGGTGTCCCAGAACGAGGCCCTTTATGGAGCCACAGGGGCCTCCAAAGAGTACTGGGGGTTCTGGAGGGAAGACGACCAGATCACTCAGGACCAGACGCTGGAGCGCTTGATCAATGCCCCTCTGTCTGCTGCCCTGAAAGACAAATTGATGTCGTGGCGCGAAAGGAAAGACCAGCTTCAGATGCAGGAGGTGTGGGCTTCTGGGGCCAGACAGGTCACAGCTCAGGACCGTTTGTTGCACAGCCTGATCCGCCCTGAGCGTCTGCTGGAAATCGTTTATGGCTACACCCTTTTTGACAACAAGATCAAGAAGATCACCCGTTACCAGCAGTATTTCGCCATCAAAGAAACCCTGAAAAGGGTCACACGCATCCTTCCAGATGGAACCCGTGAAGGCGGGGTGATCTGGCACACCACCGGCTCTGGCAAGTCCCTGACCATGGTGATGCTGGCCAAAGCTCTGGCGTTGGAGCCTTCCATCAAAGATCCCAGAGTGGTGCTGGTGACCGACCGTGTGGACCTCGATGATCAGATTTACCGGACCTTCAAAGCCTGCCAGAAGGAAGTCAAAAAAGCAGACTCGGGCCGCCATTTGCTGCACCTCCTGCTGAACAACGAGGGGCAGATCATCACCACCATCATTGACAAGTTTGATACGGCCCGCACGCTGGCCCAGAACCAGACTTATGGTTCCTCGGATGTCTTTGTTCTGATCGATGAATCCCACCGCAGCCAGTACGGCAGCAACCACGAAAAAATGAAACTGCTGCTCCCCAACGCCTGCTATATTGGGTTCACCGGGACGCCCCTCCTCAAAAAAGACAAGAGCACGTCCCAGAAGTTTGGGGGCTTCATCCACAAGTACACCATGAATCAGGCGGTGCAGGATGGTGCCGTGGTGCCCCTCCGGTACGAGGGTCGCATGAGTGACCTGCGTGCAGACCAGCAACAACTGGACCGCTGGTTTGACCGCATCACCACAGGCCTCACCGATGACCAGAAGGCTGACCTGAAAAAGAAATTCCACCGTGAAGGGGAACTGCTGAAATCCAATGACCGGATTCAAGAAATTGCCTATGACATCGGGCAGCACTTCAACAGCACCTTCAAAGACACCCAGTTGAAAGGCCAGTTTGCGGTTTCCAGCAAGGAAATGGCCATCCGCTACAAGCAGGCGTTCGAGCAATTCCGGGATGTCACGGTAGAGGTCATCATCAGCCCGCCAGACACCCGAGAAGGCCACGAGAGCACTGACGAACTGAGCACCCCTCTGGTCCAGCAGTTCTGGAACGCCATGATGCACCGCTATGGAGATGCAGACACTTA
It encodes:
- a CDS encoding reverse transcriptase domain-containing protein, coding for MHNLDPYLDELLKPEILKEIYCEYKFTKIDRMMASENGFQDIFLISGEERLERVFNIKDSQVVKIPLGSDGITFESFEKNFDNYSKGIIKRLKTGKYIFKPFREVLVIKDQDRLEFPRKKDYLREMEKGNTRSLAICAIQDMIVQLIIYRLIYDIIEKEFEVFDKRKKNKIKPVSYAYRKKKSTMDAASSVLEYSKLGYTYVLEADLKKFFDTIPWKPLEHEISRYIDANSRVFKILHRFMHVNMIEFMSYKYDKRINFKTMNPYSKEANLKMLKRTAGVPQGGVLSGLLANLYMHRFDEWVVRVLKKDFDIQYVRYADDFVILARSEQDAEDAYYRVYEFINKLYAEGGMELKLYPLSESINSKTKITNLNLNYIKFVGFNINTKTILISHSNIKKFKNKWNRKMIDAHKHFGSFSDPRFRLRLTLQRVINFRVDGVSYYETCQKCGQTYLKRRNWIKYFCRISNMNQIKRLNNWIKKRLYHEFDDINNLNVEELKTLGFSSLVKAYYRGKFYMECDHQTQSIEVHEQNDSQLPF
- a CDS encoding type I restriction endonuclease subunit R encodes the protein MPSRSGSTRENIISLIPALTLLSTMGYKYLTPSEADALRDHKRSGVVLTQVLREQLAKLNRFEFKGNLYPFSEANLDLATRELASLPFESLMSSSMKVYDLLTLGRSMQETIEGYVRSHQLKFIDWQNPENNVYHVSDEFVVERVGSTRTRRPDMVLFVNGIPLVVIECKRPEVGVAEGVSQHLRNQKPEEIPHLYPFAQVLLSVSQNEALYGATGASKEYWGFWREDDQITQDQTLERLINAPLSAALKDKLMSWRERKDQLQMQEVWASGARQVTAQDRLLHSLIRPERLLEIVYGYTLFDNKIKKITRYQQYFAIKETLKRVTRILPDGTREGGVIWHTTGSGKSLTMVMLAKALALEPSIKDPRVVLVTDRVDLDDQIYRTFKACQKEVKKADSGRHLLHLLLNNEGQIITTIIDKFDTARTLAQNQTYGSSDVFVLIDESHRSQYGSNHEKMKLLLPNACYIGFTGTPLLKKDKSTSQKFGGFIHKYTMNQAVQDGAVVPLRYEGRMSDLRADQQQLDRWFDRITTGLTDDQKADLKKKFHREGELLKSNDRIQEIAYDIGQHFNSTFKDTQLKGQFAVSSKEMAIRYKQAFEQFRDVTVEVIISPPDTREGHESTDELSTPLVQQFWNAMMHRYGDADTYQKSVIEAFKNSDDPEILIVVDKLLTGFDAPRNAVLYLDKKLKEHNILQAIARVNRVFEGKDYGLVIDYRGIFGDLTDAMDMYAALEQEGFDLEDIEGTMVDVWEEIQKLPEVHASVWAVFNGVHNKSDHEAMQRHLEPENIRDEFYAALRSYARLMQLAFSNGRFIDNTPLAEQRKYKDDLKYFLNLRVVVKQRYGETVDYSRYEVQIRNLVQKHVGADQVKVIMEPVDINSTAKFEAEIDSIPGEAAKADAIASRIRRTITVNMEEDPTFYRQLSQIIQEVIDEHRAKRLSDLEYLRKIREVLEKAQNKVRDDLPVMLIQRSAAQAYYGIIKETLKDLSITNDQSAEVALELDDIILRHQVIDWYSKEDVQKAMKNDMEDFLVGFKRISGVPISFTLMDDIMDRVIQVARNRA